ATACCTTTACCACCACCACCTGCAGCTGCTTTTAACATTACTGGATAACCAATTTCATCAGCCAATGCCAATGCCTCAACAACAGTATCTAATGCACCTTCACTGCCTGGAATAACCGGAACGTCTGCTTTTATCATTAGTTGTCGTGCATTAATTTTGTTTCCCATGGCATCAATCGTCTCACTTTTAGGTCCAATAAAAGTAATGTTGCATTCTTCACACATTTCAGCAAAGCGACTGTTTTCAGATAAAAAGCCAAAGCCCGGATGAATCGCTTCTGCTTTTGTGACAATTGCAGCACTTAAAATTTGTTGAACATTCAAATAAGAATCACTGGCCTTGGCAGGACCGATACAGATTGCCTCATCTGCCATTTCGGCATGGAGTGCATTTTTATCTGCTTCAGAGTATACAGCAACCGTTTGAATTCCTAGTTCACGACACGCCCGAATAACGCGTACCGCAATTTCACCACGATTTGCAATTAAAACTTTTGAAAACATACATTCACCTATCCAATCATAAAGGTTAATTCTGCTTCAGCAGCTTTTTTTCCATCAACATAAGCGATACCTTTGCCGATTCCAGCTGAAGATTTAACTTTTAAGATTTCAACTTCCAACATTAATGTATCTCCAGGTACGACTTTACGACGGAATTTCGCCTTATCAATCCCACCAAAATAAGCTGTTTTTCCTTTAAAGTCTGGTAAAGAAAGTAATGCCACCGCACCTGCTTGGGCCAAGGCTTCAATAATTAATACCCCTGGCATAACCGGCTCTTGCGGAAAATGGCCTTGAAAGAAAGGCTCATTTACGGTCACATTTTTCTTAGCAACAACTTTTTTACCTTCTTCTAATTCTTCTATTCTATCAATTAATAAAAAAGGATAACGATGGGGAATAATTGCTTTAATCTCTTCAATTGTCATCACTGACATGATTTAACCTTCTTTCACAACAAACAATGGCTGATTGAATTCCACCACTTGTTCATTTTCCACTAAAATTTGAACGATTTCGCCAGTAATGTCACTGACGATCTCATTCATGACTTTCATCGCTTCAATAATGCAAAGAACTTCGCCTTTTTCCACTTTATCACCAACTTTTTTGAAAGCTGGCTGATCTGGACCGCTTTGTAAGTAGCAGACACCTACTAATGGAGAGACAATTTCTGTACCTGTTACTTTAATATCTTCTGAAGGTGCTAGTGGTGTAATAGCGGCAGCATCTAAAGACTCATTGTCCAAACCAAAATTTGCTGCTGGTGGCGTTGTGCCTGGTGATTTAATTTCTTGTGGGGCAGAAGTATTCTGACTTCGCACTTGTTGATTTTTATTAAAGTACAATTCAAAGTTATTATCTTTTAAATCAAATTCCGTCAATGTAGAATGATCAAATTGTGTTAATAAGTCCTTAATTTCATTGATATTCACGTAAACTACGCCTCCCAACGTTTTAGACAAATCACAGCATTGTGACCGCCAAAACCTAATGAGTTACTCATAGCATATTTTAATTCTGCCTCTTTTGCTTGATTGGTAACAACATTTAAATCAATTGCAGGATCTTGCTTTGTGACATTAATGGTTGGCGGCACAAATTGATGTTGTAATGCCAAAATTGAAGCAATTGCCTCTACACCACCAGCAGCACCTAATAAGTGGCCGGTCATAGATTTCGTACTGCTAAC
The DNA window shown above is from Enterococcus montenegrensis and carries:
- the fabZ gene encoding 3-hydroxyacyl-ACP dehydratase FabZ, with the protein product MTIEEIKAIIPHRYPFLLIDRIEELEEGKKVVAKKNVTVNEPFFQGHFPQEPVMPGVLIIEALAQAGAVALLSLPDFKGKTAYFGGIDKAKFRRKVVPGDTLMLEVEILKVKSSAGIGKGIAYVDGKKAAEAELTFMIG
- the accB gene encoding acetyl-CoA carboxylase biotin carboxyl carrier protein, which gives rise to MNINEIKDLLTQFDHSTLTEFDLKDNNFELYFNKNQQVRSQNTSAPQEIKSPGTTPPAANFGLDNESLDAAAITPLAPSEDIKVTGTEIVSPLVGVCYLQSGPDQPAFKKVGDKVEKGEVLCIIEAMKVMNEIVSDITGEIVQILVENEQVVEFNQPLFVVKEG